The genome window ACCAAcagtcccctcccttctccctctccacatTCATCACTCGGCTCTCCCAGACTAGTGAGTTCAAGACGTCCCTCCCAGGGCCGGGGAGGGAGGGCAGCGGCTCCCGCGGCTGCCGGCGCGCCGTCAGTGTCCGAAGCCGTACATTTTGTCCCACTCCACGTACGAGTCCAGGTCCTTGGCGGAGGTCCGGGGGCTCACCTTGGCCAGTGCCGCCTCCAAGTCCTTGAAGGAGAGGGGGCGCTGCAGCCCCGGGAGACCCGCCCCGGCCGCTGCCCGCTGGCACAGCTGCTCCAGCTCGCCCCCGGAGAAGCCCTGGGTGCCCTGCACCAGAGCTGCCAGCTCCCGCTCGCTCATCACGGAGCCCTGCTGGGCCAGCGCCCGCTGCAGGATCTGTCCGCGAGCGGGGCCGTCGGGCAGCACCACATAGAAGCGGAGAGCGAAGCGCTGGCGGGTCGCCTCGTCCAGAGCCGCGGGCCGCGAGGTGGTGCCCACTACTAGCACCCCACTGGCCCCCGCGCCGCAGCCGCCGTCCAGGCACGCCAGCAGTGGCGCCTGCAGCGCGCCGGTGGCCACGGCGCCGTCTTCCCGGGTGGGCAGGAGCGCGTCCAGCTCGCTGATGAGGAGCACCGCAGGCGGGCGACAGCGCGCAGCCGCGAAGGCGGCCTGGAGCAGACGCGCGCCCTCCGCAGCGCCCGCGGCCAGCGCGGCGCCGCGCAGGCGCAGCAGCGTGGCGCCCAGCTGCGTGGCCAGGCAGCGGCCCAGCAGCGTCTTGCCGGCCCCTCGAGGCCCGAAGAGCAGCACGGCCCGCGGCGGGCGCGCACTGCTGGGGTAGGGAGGCTGCCTCAGCAGGGGCCACAGCAGCTCCTCTTCCAGCGCCACCTTCAGCGGGCCCTGGCCCGCCACGTCCGCCCACTGCACCGGGGGCCCGCAGTCCAGCACCTCGCCGGTCACCTGCTCCAGGGCCCCCGAGTCCACCCCTTTGGGAGGCTCCTCCGACAGCACGGCGAAGCCTCCGCGGGGACCCGGCGCCGGGCTGCGCTCCGCAAACTTCTCAAAGGACTCGAGCTGTGGGCCGTAGAGCGGGGAGCCCAGGACCCTGAGCGGCACGCCGCCGGCGTACTTGCCCGACGCCTCCGCCACTGCCCGCGGCTTCGCCCGGAGCCCGTTGTCCGCGGAGGGGCAGGCGGCGCCGTCGGCGGCCGGGGTCTTAGCGGGCTCGTAGACGTACTTGCGGTACCGGCCCTCTGCGCCCTCGTCCGCAGCCTTGCGCTTCAGCGACACCCCGGCCTCCGCGCCCTGCGCAGCCGCCTGGAAGCCGTAGGAGGCGGGCGCCGGCCGGGGCGTGGGCGCCGCCAGGCCCGAGGGCAGGTAGGGAGTGGGCGGCGGGGCCGGGGCCGGTGGCAGAGCTCCGTAGCCGGGCTGCGCCGCGTAGCCCCCCGCAGGGTAGTTGTACAGAGGCCCCGAGGGGCCGTAGCCGGGCGCAGACGGCGGCTGCAGCAGCGCGGCCGGAGGCGGCGGGGGCAGCGCGGGTCCGGTTTGCGGGCAGTAACTCGGAGCCAGGTACCCGCCGCCGTAGCCCGCTGTATACTCGGGAGTCGCCGACGGGCCTCCGCACGCATTGCCGGCGTAGAGGGGTTCAGGCAGGTTCCCGGCTAAAACCGGGGAGCTCCCGAGGCCCCCGGAGCCGCCCCCACTGCCCGACTTGGTTCCCGGGAGGCTTTCGTGGAGTGTGGCCAGGGGGTAGTGTGACTCTGGCCCTAGCCAAGACTCCGGGTCCCCCTTGGCTCCGTTGAGGAAGGCGGCATCGCCATAGCCGCCCAGGGTGGGGCGCTCGTAGGGCGAGTCCAGAACCCCGGAGTATTTCTCTGCGTAACGCTTGAGTAGGTTGGAGGCAGTGAGGGCAGAGATGTCGTCGTGTGCCCAAGCATAGTGGCAGCGCTGGCGACCCCCAGGGGGCAGCTCCAATTTGTGGGCTGGCGAAGGGGTGGTGGAGGAGACATCCAGGTGCTGCTCTGGCCACTGGTTGAGGGGCTGGGCGTGTTCCGGTGTCCAGTGCATCTTCGACAGAGCTACAAGAGAGAAGTAGCTAGTGAGGCCCTTCAGAGCCCACAGAGACTGCAGCTTGGGACATGCTGGTTCTCCAGCACCCACACCCTCCTGGAGTACCTTCTCCAGCACCAAGTACACAATACTGTACTAGATTTGTCCCTCTTGTCCCAAAATTAAAGTTATCTGAAAATAGTTCCCCTAGAA of Saccopteryx bilineata isolate mSacBil1 chromosome 1, mSacBil1_pri_phased_curated, whole genome shotgun sequence contains these proteins:
- the FIGNL2 gene encoding fidgetin-like protein 2, whose product is MHWTPEHAQPLNQWPEQHLDVSSTTPSPAHKLELPPGGRQRCHYAWAHDDISALTASNLLKRYAEKYSGVLDSPYERPTLGGYGDAAFLNGAKGDPESWLGPESHYPLATLHESLPGTKSGSGGGSGGLGSSPVLAGNLPEPLYAGNACGGPSATPEYTAGYGGGYLAPSYCPQTGPALPPPPPAALLQPPSAPGYGPSGPLYNYPAGGYAAQPGYGALPPAPAPPPTPYLPSGLAAPTPRPAPASYGFQAAAQGAEAGVSLKRKAADEGAEGRYRKYVYEPAKTPAADGAACPSADNGLRAKPRAVAEASGKYAGGVPLRVLGSPLYGPQLESFEKFAERSPAPGPRGGFAVLSEEPPKGVDSGALEQVTGEVLDCGPPVQWADVAGQGPLKVALEEELLWPLLRQPPYPSSARPPRAVLLFGPRGAGKTLLGRCLATQLGATLLRLRGAALAAGAAEGARLLQAAFAAARCRPPAVLLISELDALLPTREDGAVATGALQAPLLACLDGGCGAGASGVLVVGTTSRPAALDEATRQRFALRFYVVLPDGPARGQILQRALAQQGSVMSERELAALVQGTQGFSGGELEQLCQRAAAGAGLPGLQRPLSFKDLEAALAKVSPRTSAKDLDSYVEWDKMYGFGH